A genomic stretch from Chryseobacterium sp. SNU WT5 includes:
- the lon gene encoding endopeptidase La, with translation MTELEDMNFDEILEDGFSMVAEEINIEDFTNEDVNNEQKIFPILPVRNMVMFPKVIIPITAGREMSIKLLEEAQKNNEFIGILSQNNSSIENPTENDLFQIGTIAKIIKIIKLPEGNITAITRGFQRFKIKGFTDSRPYFKAEITKLKDVGTKKKEEYEALLENIKDLALKIIDIDPNIPNAASFAIKNISDHEDLLNFICSNANFLSNQKQKLLEEKSLMIRAEKCYTLMHDEFRKLELRSQIHQKTSKDLDKQQKEYFLNQQIRTIQEELGGGPESDVEELLEKAKKIKWNPEVEDHFTKEINRLQRQNPNSPDYNVQRNYLDFFTDLPWGKYSKDVFDIIKAEKVLDKAHYGLEDIKKRILEHMAVLKLKNNMKSPILCLVGPPGVGKTSLGKSVADALGRKYVRVSLGGLHDESEIRGHRKTYIGAMAGRILQSIKKSGTSNPVIVLDEIDKIGQGIHGDPSSALLEVLDPEQNNSFYDNFLELGYDLSKVMFIATANSLTEVQRPLLDRMEIIEIAGYTLEEKVEIAKRHLIKKQLEENGLEAKAFKLGNAELKHIVDAHTSESGVRGLEKQIASIARWVALQTAMEKPYNPKITVEKVDEIIGVPRPKNFSEITSVPGVVTGLAWTQVGGDILFIESILSEGKGNLTMTGNLGNVMKESATIAVEYIKAKHEELGISAEDIQKYNIHVHVPEGATPKDGPSAGIAMLTSIVSSFKNKKVKSHLAMTGEITLRGKVLPVGGIKEKLLAAARAGIKEIILCEANRKDVEEIKKDYLKTLKVNYVQRMSEVIDLALE, from the coding sequence GAATTTATAGGGATTCTCAGCCAAAACAATTCCAGTATTGAAAATCCCACGGAAAACGATTTATTTCAAATTGGTACGATTGCGAAGATTATTAAAATCATTAAATTGCCAGAAGGTAATATAACCGCTATTACAAGAGGCTTCCAACGTTTTAAAATTAAAGGTTTTACAGATTCTCGACCTTATTTTAAAGCAGAAATTACGAAGCTTAAAGATGTTGGAACAAAAAAGAAAGAAGAGTATGAGGCTTTATTAGAAAACATTAAAGATCTGGCGTTAAAAATCATCGACATCGATCCAAACATCCCTAATGCAGCAAGTTTTGCTATTAAAAACATAAGCGATCATGAAGACCTGTTGAACTTCATTTGTTCCAATGCCAACTTTTTATCGAATCAAAAGCAAAAGCTTCTTGAAGAAAAAAGCTTGATGATTCGTGCTGAGAAATGCTACACATTAATGCATGATGAATTCCGAAAACTGGAATTAAGAAGTCAGATCCATCAAAAAACCTCTAAAGACCTCGACAAACAGCAGAAAGAATATTTCCTCAACCAACAAATTCGGACTATTCAGGAAGAGCTAGGTGGTGGGCCAGAATCTGATGTTGAAGAATTACTGGAAAAAGCTAAAAAAATAAAATGGAATCCCGAGGTAGAAGATCATTTCACCAAAGAAATTAATCGTCTGCAACGGCAAAATCCAAACTCTCCAGATTATAATGTACAGCGGAATTATTTAGATTTTTTCACCGATTTACCTTGGGGTAAATACTCAAAAGATGTATTTGACATTATAAAAGCCGAAAAAGTTTTAGATAAAGCTCACTATGGTTTAGAAGATATCAAAAAGAGAATTCTGGAACATATGGCGGTTCTAAAATTAAAAAACAATATGAAATCTCCGATTTTATGCTTAGTTGGCCCTCCTGGTGTTGGAAAAACATCTTTGGGAAAATCCGTTGCTGATGCACTGGGCAGAAAATACGTTCGCGTTTCCTTAGGTGGGCTTCATGATGAATCAGAGATACGAGGACACCGAAAAACCTATATTGGTGCTATGGCAGGGCGAATTTTACAGTCTATTAAAAAATCAGGCACCTCAAATCCAGTTATTGTTTTAGATGAAATTGATAAAATTGGACAGGGAATTCACGGCGACCCAAGTTCTGCATTACTAGAGGTTCTTGATCCCGAACAAAATAATTCCTTCTATGATAACTTTTTAGAATTAGGCTATGACCTGTCGAAAGTGATGTTTATCGCTACTGCAAACTCTCTTACAGAAGTACAAAGACCACTTCTTGATCGTATGGAGATTATCGAAATCGCAGGCTACACTTTAGAGGAAAAAGTAGAGATTGCGAAACGACATTTAATTAAAAAACAACTGGAAGAAAATGGTTTAGAAGCGAAAGCTTTCAAACTGGGCAATGCCGAACTTAAGCATATTGTTGATGCACACACTTCAGAAAGTGGCGTTCGAGGGTTAGAAAAACAAATTGCGTCTATCGCAAGATGGGTAGCATTACAAACCGCAATGGAAAAGCCATACAACCCTAAAATCACGGTTGAAAAAGTTGATGAAATTATTGGAGTTCCCCGTCCAAAAAATTTCTCAGAAATTACAAGTGTTCCTGGTGTGGTTACTGGTTTAGCTTGGACTCAAGTTGGCGGAGATATTCTTTTCATTGAAAGCATATTAAGTGAAGGCAAAGGAAATCTGACCATGACTGGAAATCTGGGAAATGTAATGAAAGAATCTGCAACGATTGCGGTAGAATATATTAAAGCCAAACACGAGGAACTAGGGATTTCGGCAGAAGACATTCAGAAATATAATATTCACGTCCACGTTCCGGAAGGAGCAACCCCGAAAGATGGTCCTTCAGCCGGAATTGCAATGCTGACTTCTATTGTATCAAGTTTTAAAAATAAAAAAGTAAAATCGCATTTGGCAATGACCGGGGAAATTACTTTGAGAGGAAAAGTTCTTCCTGTAGGAGGAATAAAAGAAAAACTTCTGGCCGCTGCAAGAGCGGGAATTAAGGAGATTATCTTATGTGAAGCAAATCGAAAAGATGTAGAGGAAATAAAAAAGGATTACCTTAAAACTCTGAAGGTTAATTATGTGCAGCGAATGAGTGAAGTCATCGATCTGGCACTGGAATAA
- a CDS encoding AI-2E family transporter, producing the protein MKEIKLPFVLRLALILVSILALGYLAKIGKGVLAPLFFAALMALLFLPFTNFLERKLRFSRTISTFSSLFVMLMFLFGLVYFFSTQMSDFVNDFPVLKAQVTKSFNDLQIWVSRNFHLNMNSQMDYINQGLEKLLSSTAVILGFTVSMFSSTMAFFIFSALFFIFILNYRRVLYQFVISIFRNEHFEKVNEGIMEIQKIIKDYISGLFIQIIIVSILTSILLSVLGVKYAILLAVLTGLLNVIPYIGIIFSGLIACLISFATGGNHTLLVLVGYLVIHTIDANITLPLVVGSKVKINALFTFIGLLIGEELWGISGMFLSIPFLAILKIIFERVEGLQPWGKVLGEDTKIIKRRKKYKITKNITLEEKE; encoded by the coding sequence ATGAAAGAAATAAAATTACCATTTGTTCTTCGCTTAGCTTTGATACTCGTAAGTATCTTAGCTTTGGGATACTTAGCAAAAATAGGCAAGGGTGTTTTGGCGCCGTTATTTTTTGCTGCCTTGATGGCACTTTTATTTCTACCGTTTACAAATTTTTTAGAAAGAAAGTTGCGTTTCTCCAGAACCATTTCAACATTTTCTTCTCTATTCGTCATGTTGATGTTTCTTTTCGGACTCGTTTACTTCTTTTCAACACAAATGAGTGATTTTGTAAATGACTTTCCGGTGTTGAAAGCGCAGGTAACAAAATCTTTTAATGATCTCCAGATTTGGGTTTCCAGAAACTTTCATTTGAATATGAATAGCCAAATGGACTATATCAACCAGGGGTTAGAGAAACTTCTTTCATCTACCGCAGTTATCTTAGGGTTCACTGTTTCTATGTTTTCCTCAACGATGGCATTTTTCATTTTCAGTGCGCTATTTTTTATCTTTATTCTTAATTATCGCCGTGTTCTGTACCAGTTCGTTATTTCAATTTTCCGTAATGAACATTTTGAAAAAGTGAACGAGGGCATTATGGAAATTCAAAAAATAATCAAAGACTATATTTCTGGTTTATTCATACAGATTATTATTGTGAGCATCTTAACAAGTATATTACTTTCCGTCTTAGGTGTAAAATATGCCATTCTTCTTGCAGTATTAACCGGGTTACTCAATGTAATTCCGTATATCGGCATTATCTTTTCTGGTTTGATTGCATGTTTAATTTCGTTTGCAACTGGTGGAAATCACACGCTGCTGGTACTAGTAGGATATCTTGTAATTCACACAATAGATGCCAACATTACACTTCCGCTTGTCGTGGGATCTAAGGTGAAAATTAATGCATTGTTTACTTTCATAGGACTATTAATTGGTGAAGAATTATGGGGAATTTCCGGAATGTTTTTAAGTATTCCTTTTTTAGCCATTTTGAAAATTATATTCGAACGTGTGGAAGGTTTACAACCCTGGGGCAAAGTTTTAGGAGAAGATACTAAGATCATTAAACGCCGTAAAAAGTATAAAATCACGAAGAATATCACACTTGAAGAAAAAGAGTAA
- a CDS encoding DUF4349 domain-containing protein gives MKTQNFSILLGSLMLGTIFSCNKTEGSATYDQVNAIDQTTTAEISDSISTVASLQVKDKQFIKSAEVNMEVKDVYDATVFIEKSLKNLGGFVTKSQLHSQTISEETFAISDENAMLVRKFQTENDMEVRVPTEKLGDFLQLINDKKVFLNSRVILAEDVTANIKFAKLEEVRVAKTGSNITKLNHDKAKVILTDDNDSEGNHQKITSFEMQDQLKYSNVHISLKEPQLRITQIAVTNAQNLDNQYKNNFLYDAKNNVIEGFYLIQKIMLGLLKVWPLIVIGIIATIFYRRSKSKGIVKFTEKND, from the coding sequence ATGAAAACGCAAAATTTCTCCATCTTACTTGGATCGCTTATGTTAGGCACCATCTTTTCCTGTAATAAAACGGAAGGTTCGGCAACCTATGACCAAGTTAATGCAATCGATCAAACAACAACTGCCGAGATTTCAGATAGTATTTCCACAGTTGCTTCTCTACAAGTAAAAGACAAACAATTCATCAAATCCGCAGAAGTAAACATGGAAGTAAAAGATGTTTATGACGCAACTGTTTTTATTGAAAAATCATTAAAAAATCTAGGTGGATTTGTCACTAAAAGCCAATTACATTCACAAACTATTTCCGAAGAAACCTTCGCTATTTCCGATGAAAATGCGATGCTGGTCCGAAAATTTCAGACAGAAAATGATATGGAAGTTCGAGTTCCAACTGAAAAACTGGGCGATTTTCTGCAACTGATCAATGATAAAAAAGTATTTTTAAATTCACGCGTTATCTTAGCCGAAGATGTGACCGCTAACATAAAATTTGCAAAATTAGAAGAGGTTAGAGTTGCAAAAACCGGAAGCAACATCACGAAACTTAATCATGATAAAGCGAAAGTAATTTTGACTGATGATAATGATAGCGAAGGGAACCATCAAAAAATAACTTCTTTCGAAATGCAAGATCAATTAAAATACAGCAATGTTCACATTTCTTTAAAAGAACCGCAGCTAAGGATCACACAAATTGCAGTTACTAATGCCCAAAACTTAGACAACCAGTATAAAAATAATTTTTTATACGATGCAAAAAACAATGTAATAGAAGGTTTTTACCTCATCCAAAAAATAATGCTTGGTTTATTGAAAGTCTGGCCGTTGATTGTGATTGGCATTATAGCTACAATATTTTACAGAAGATCTAAATCGAAAGGTATTGTAAAATTCACAGAGAAAAATGACTGA
- the pgi gene encoding glucose-6-phosphate isomerase, with protein sequence MFPTINPTHTTAWKNLKEHFGQNEFDLRTLFKDNPTRFEQFSIKRPEYLFDFSKNLLDQKTFNLLQDLANECQLKSAIEAMFSGEKINKTEGRAVLHTALRDFSDKEMFVDGQNIKPSIKKVLNQMKTFSEKVISGHHTGFSGQPITDVVNIGIGGSDLGPVMVCSALKHFKTRLNIHFVSNVDGNQIVEVLKDLNPATTLFIIASKTFTTQETMTNAESAKAWFLKEGSKESVSKHFVALSTNREAVKDFGIADEHIFEFWDWVGGRYSLWSAIGLSIVLAIGYENFEQLLKGAHETDVHFQNTDFKENIPVVMALTGIWYRNFFGAETYAILPYSQYLNRFPAYLQQGDMESNGKSVDRNGEFVDYETGPIIWGESGTNGQHAFYQLIHQGTELIPADFIAYLKSSNKLSDHQEILLANFFAQTEALAFGKTKEEVREELEKDGLSKQEIEKLTNYKIFHGNTPTNSLFFNELTPFSLGQLIALYEHKIFVQGVIWNIFSFDQFGVELGKILAGKILSELKNSEQKSLHDSSTNGLLSYYQQQK encoded by the coding sequence ATGTTTCCTACGATAAATCCCACCCACACAACAGCTTGGAAAAATCTGAAAGAGCATTTTGGTCAAAATGAGTTCGACCTTCGTACATTATTTAAAGATAATCCTACGCGTTTTGAGCAGTTTTCGATTAAGAGACCTGAATATCTTTTTGATTTTTCTAAAAATTTATTGGACCAGAAAACATTTAACTTATTACAAGATTTAGCTAATGAATGCCAGCTTAAATCCGCAATTGAGGCAATGTTTTCGGGAGAGAAAATCAATAAAACTGAAGGACGAGCAGTTTTACACACTGCTTTAAGAGATTTTTCAGACAAAGAGATGTTCGTAGATGGGCAAAATATAAAACCTTCAATAAAAAAGGTTTTAAACCAAATGAAAACGTTCTCAGAAAAAGTCATTTCTGGACACCATACGGGATTTTCGGGACAACCAATTACAGATGTTGTGAATATTGGAATCGGAGGATCTGATTTAGGACCTGTAATGGTTTGCTCTGCACTGAAACATTTTAAAACCCGATTAAATATCCACTTCGTTTCTAACGTTGATGGCAATCAAATTGTAGAAGTGCTAAAAGACCTAAATCCTGCAACAACGCTTTTTATTATTGCATCCAAAACTTTTACAACACAGGAAACAATGACTAATGCAGAATCTGCTAAAGCGTGGTTTTTAAAAGAAGGCAGTAAAGAAAGTGTTTCTAAGCATTTCGTTGCATTATCAACGAATAGAGAAGCGGTGAAAGATTTTGGAATTGCAGACGAACATATTTTTGAATTTTGGGATTGGGTAGGTGGTCGATATTCCCTTTGGAGTGCGATTGGTCTAAGCATTGTTCTTGCAATTGGATATGAAAACTTTGAACAGTTGCTAAAGGGAGCCCACGAAACTGATGTCCATTTTCAAAATACCGATTTTAAAGAAAATATTCCCGTAGTAATGGCACTAACAGGAATTTGGTATCGTAATTTTTTCGGTGCAGAAACCTATGCGATTCTACCTTACTCTCAATACCTGAATCGTTTTCCAGCATATCTGCAACAAGGGGATATGGAAAGCAACGGAAAATCCGTTGACCGAAATGGCGAATTTGTAGACTATGAAACAGGACCCATCATTTGGGGTGAATCTGGAACTAATGGGCAGCATGCTTTTTATCAACTCATTCATCAAGGTACTGAGTTAATTCCCGCTGATTTTATCGCGTATTTAAAATCTTCTAATAAATTATCTGATCATCAAGAAATATTATTAGCTAATTTTTTTGCGCAAACAGAAGCTTTAGCATTTGGAAAAACCAAAGAAGAAGTTCGGGAGGAGCTAGAAAAAGATGGCCTTTCAAAACAAGAAATTGAAAAATTGACCAATTATAAAATATTCCACGGAAATACTCCAACAAACTCCTTGTTTTTTAATGAATTGACTCCCTTCTCATTAGGACAATTAATCGCACTTTATGAGCATAAAATCTTTGTACAGGGGGTTATCTGGAATATCTTCAGTTTTGATCAATTTGGAGTGGAATTAGGAAAAATTCTGGCAGGGAAAATCTTAAGTGAGTTAAAGAACTCAGAACAGAAAAGCCTTCATGATTCTTCTACGAACGGCTTACTCAGTTATTATCAACAGCAGAAATAA
- a CDS encoding bifunctional 5,10-methylenetetrahydrofolate dehydrogenase/5,10-methenyltetrahydrofolate cyclohydrolase: MAQILDGLKVSKEIKEEIRLEVVKIVDQKRRPPHLVAILVGKNGASMTYVNNKIKDCEQVGFKSSLVEFPSTVSEAELLEKIDELNKSKGVDGFIVQLPLPKQIDQEKIIMAIDPRKDVDGFHPENFGKMALEMDTFLPATPFGILTLLERYEIDTKGKHCVIIGRSRIVGKPMSILMGRKDFPGNSTVTLTHSYTPHIEEFTKNADIVITALGDPNFLKSNMIKEGAIIIDVGITRVEDQSPKGYTLVGDVDFESCKDKASWITPVPGGVGPMTRAMLMKNTLLAYKTSVYND; encoded by the coding sequence ATGGCACAAATTTTAGACGGACTAAAAGTTTCCAAAGAAATCAAAGAAGAAATTCGCCTTGAGGTAGTTAAAATTGTCGATCAGAAAAGAAGACCACCGCATTTGGTAGCAATTTTGGTTGGTAAAAATGGGGCAAGCATGACTTATGTCAACAACAAAATAAAAGATTGTGAGCAGGTAGGTTTTAAATCCTCACTCGTTGAATTCCCAAGTACTGTTTCAGAAGCCGAACTTTTAGAAAAAATTGATGAACTGAATAAGTCTAAAGGAGTGGATGGTTTTATCGTACAATTACCCTTGCCTAAACAAATTGACCAGGAGAAAATAATCATGGCAATTGACCCAAGAAAAGATGTGGATGGATTCCATCCTGAAAATTTTGGAAAAATGGCCTTGGAGATGGATACTTTTTTACCAGCAACTCCATTCGGGATTCTTACTTTATTGGAAAGATATGAAATCGATACAAAAGGTAAACACTGCGTGATCATTGGGAGAAGTAGAATCGTAGGAAAGCCGATGAGTATCTTAATGGGAAGAAAAGATTTTCCTGGAAATTCAACCGTTACTTTAACGCACTCTTACACGCCACATATCGAAGAATTTACAAAAAATGCAGACATTGTCATAACTGCATTAGGTGATCCAAACTTCCTTAAATCAAATATGATTAAAGAGGGTGCAATCATCATAGATGTAGGAATTACGCGCGTAGAAGATCAATCCCCAAAAGGATATACACTCGTTGGAGATGTAGATTTTGAAAGTTGCAAAGATAAAGCAAGTTGGATCACTCCCGTCCCGGGCGGTGTGGGGCCAATGACCAGAGCAATGCTTATGAAGAATACCCTTCTGGCATATAAAACTTCCGTATATAATGATTAA
- a CDS encoding 7-carboxy-7-deazaguanine synthase QueE, which produces MIKEEENILLQQGKMLPVMEHFYTLQGEGAHTGKAAYFIRLGGCDVGCHWCDVKESWDPNLHPLMNTEEIAETAAKYCKTIVLTGGEPLMWNLDLLTHKLKELGCEIHIETSGAYEMSGTLDWITLSPKKTGLPKPAIYKRASELKMIIFNNSDFKFAEEQASKVSEDCVLYLQSEWSKREEMYPKITDFILANPKWQASVQTHKYLNIP; this is translated from the coding sequence ATGATTAAAGAAGAAGAAAATATTTTATTACAACAAGGTAAAATGCTCCCCGTTATGGAGCATTTTTACACCTTGCAAGGCGAAGGTGCACATACCGGAAAAGCCGCTTACTTCATACGTCTTGGTGGTTGCGATGTCGGCTGTCACTGGTGTGATGTAAAAGAAAGCTGGGATCCGAATTTACACCCGCTCATGAACACAGAAGAAATTGCAGAAACTGCAGCGAAATATTGCAAAACCATAGTTTTGACCGGTGGAGAGCCGTTGATGTGGAATCTAGACCTCTTAACACATAAGTTAAAAGAACTTGGCTGCGAAATCCATATCGAAACTTCCGGTGCTTATGAAATGAGCGGAACATTAGATTGGATAACGCTCTCTCCGAAGAAAACAGGTTTGCCTAAACCAGCAATTTATAAGAGAGCTAGCGAATTGAAAATGATTATTTTTAATAACAGCGATTTCAAGTTTGCCGAAGAGCAAGCCAGTAAAGTATCGGAAGACTGCGTTCTCTACTTACAAAGTGAATGGAGCAAACGAGAAGAAATGTATCCGAAAATTACCGATTTTATCCTAGCAAATCCGAAATGGCAGGCATCTGTGCAAACCCATAAATATTTGAATATCCCGTAA
- a CDS encoding exopolysaccharide biosynthesis polyprenyl glycosylphosphotransferase, which yields MKNNKLILSEVIWEQNILSIALLTFFWILLSSRTKLYSVARNITYTIYLERVVTHIFIFIFGIALLAKVSNNNFLKNDQFYIALNLFLLLLVVKSILFVSLKYIRTIGLNYRNMMFLSNDSSAEILKNILEERKDYGFKIYKYPVENGYDSQKLVAFWKENGIHTMFLSSDQHDKETEVYKLADLHQVRISLIPNMIANNFFQYDLDYIETQPILVRSQFPLDHMINIFLKRVFDVAFSLIVLIAIGTWLFPMIALLIKLDSKGPVVFRQRRYGFHDEVFNCLKFRTMYINGDTNFTTQENDPRITKIGRFLRKTSLDEMPQFLNVFRGEMSIVGPRPHMLLVDHIYKLKIGRYSVRSLVKPGITGLAQVNGLRGDGGNMDLEMQKRILADAFYVKNWTISLDLVIIFKTIFLVIGGDKNAY from the coding sequence ATGAAAAATAACAAACTGATTTTATCGGAAGTTATTTGGGAACAAAATATACTCTCTATTGCCCTGCTAACTTTCTTTTGGATTTTACTCAGTAGTAGGACAAAACTATATTCTGTTGCCCGAAATATTACGTATACTATCTATCTCGAGCGCGTAGTTACTCATATTTTTATTTTTATTTTCGGAATCGCTCTTTTAGCGAAGGTGAGCAATAATAATTTTCTGAAAAATGATCAGTTCTATATCGCTTTAAATCTATTTTTACTGCTGTTAGTCGTAAAATCTATTTTGTTTGTTTCTTTAAAGTATATCAGAACAATAGGACTTAATTACAGAAATATGATGTTTCTGTCCAATGATTCGTCTGCGGAAATTCTTAAAAACATTTTAGAGGAAAGGAAAGATTATGGATTTAAAATTTACAAATATCCAGTTGAAAATGGTTACGATTCTCAAAAATTAGTTGCTTTTTGGAAAGAGAATGGAATACACACCATGTTTCTCTCCTCTGATCAACATGACAAAGAAACAGAAGTTTATAAACTTGCTGATCTTCACCAGGTTCGAATATCTCTTATTCCAAACATGATCGCTAATAACTTTTTTCAATATGATCTAGATTACATTGAGACTCAACCGATCCTGGTGAGATCTCAATTTCCATTAGACCATATGATCAATATATTCTTGAAGAGGGTTTTTGATGTCGCTTTTTCTTTGATCGTTCTTATTGCTATTGGTACTTGGCTTTTCCCAATGATCGCTCTTTTAATTAAACTGGATAGCAAAGGACCAGTAGTGTTTCGGCAAAGGAGATATGGATTTCATGATGAAGTTTTTAATTGTCTAAAATTTAGGACAATGTACATTAATGGAGACACTAACTTTACGACCCAAGAAAATGACCCCCGAATAACTAAGATTGGAAGATTTTTAAGAAAAACCAGTCTGGATGAAATGCCACAATTTCTAAATGTTTTTCGAGGGGAGATGTCCATTGTTGGACCTCGACCACATATGCTTTTAGTGGATCACATTTACAAATTAAAGATAGGTCGTTATTCTGTGAGAAGTTTAGTAAAACCTGGCATTACTGGTTTAGCCCAAGTAAACGGTTTACGTGGTGATGGGGGAAACATGGATCTTGAGATGCAAAAAAGGATTTTAGCAGATGCTTTTTATGTGAAAAACTGGACCATAAGTTTAGATCTCGTTATTATTTTTAAAACAATATTTCTCGTAATCGGTGGAGATAAGAATGCCTATTAA
- a CDS encoding MlaE family ABC transporter permease, translating into MLKNLLSQVGAYFILMSKAIKRPQKTSVFMKLFMREIYDLGVNSFGLVLFTSTFVGAVVAIQMFNNFSASSFPIPNSFIGYATKVVLILEFAPTIISVILAGKVGSYIASSIGTMRVTEQIDALDIMGVNSPNFLILPKILASVIFNPLLIAISIVFGIWGGYLAGTATGSWSKADYITGVQMYMPQHFIWYAFFKTAAFAFLIATIPAYFGYNVKGGSLEVGRASTQAVVWTIVAIIVMNLILTQMFLS; encoded by the coding sequence ATGTTAAAAAATTTGTTGAGCCAAGTAGGCGCCTATTTCATTTTAATGTCCAAAGCGATTAAAAGACCGCAAAAAACTTCGGTTTTTATGAAGCTTTTTATGCGGGAAATATACGATCTAGGAGTTAATTCATTTGGATTGGTTTTATTCACTTCTACGTTTGTAGGAGCAGTTGTAGCCATTCAGATGTTTAATAATTTCAGTGCTTCAAGTTTTCCGATTCCCAATTCATTTATTGGTTATGCAACCAAGGTTGTTTTGATTCTTGAATTTGCACCAACTATTATCTCCGTTATTTTGGCAGGAAAAGTAGGATCATACATCGCCTCCAGTATTGGTACAATGAGGGTAACAGAGCAAATAGACGCTTTAGATATTATGGGAGTAAATTCTCCAAACTTTTTAATATTGCCGAAAATATTAGCGAGCGTCATCTTCAACCCTTTGCTCATCGCCATTAGTATTGTATTTGGAATCTGGGGTGGATATTTGGCAGGGACCGCTACTGGAAGCTGGAGCAAGGCCGACTATATAACTGGGGTTCAAATGTACATGCCACAGCATTTTATCTGGTATGCCTTTTTCAAGACTGCAGCTTTTGCCTTCCTGATTGCTACCATACCCGCTTATTTCGGTTATAATGTGAAAGGAGGTTCGCTAGAAGTAGGCCGCGCCAGCACCCAAGCTGTAGTTTGGACGATCGTAGCAATTATCGTCATGAACCTTATATTAACTCAAATGTTCCTTAGCTAA
- a CDS encoding ABC transporter ATP-binding protein, translating to MIEVKDLKKSFEEVQVLKGITSTFDTGKVNLIIGQSGSGKTVFLKSLLNVYQPTSGEILFDGKDINKMGRDEKQQLRSEIGTVFQGSALFDSMTVEENITFPLDMFTNLTFREKKRRAFEVIGRVHLEKANRKYPSEISGGMQKRVAIARAIVNNPKYLFCDEPNSGLDPYTANIIDDLLLEITKEYNTTTIINTHDMNSVMTIGEKILYLRLGIKEWEGDKDVLINAGNKNLIDFVYSSELFKELRDYFMKTNKTSIDNIITKPHSNE from the coding sequence ATGATAGAAGTAAAAGATTTAAAGAAAAGTTTTGAAGAAGTTCAGGTTTTGAAGGGAATCACTTCAACTTTTGATACAGGAAAAGTAAACCTTATTATTGGGCAGAGTGGCTCGGGGAAAACCGTGTTTCTAAAAAGTTTACTCAATGTGTATCAACCTACTTCCGGAGAAATACTTTTTGATGGTAAAGATATCAACAAAATGGGTCGGGACGAAAAACAACAATTACGCTCCGAGATTGGGACGGTATTTCAAGGCAGCGCACTTTTTGATTCAATGACCGTCGAGGAGAATATTACCTTCCCACTGGACATGTTTACTAATCTAACGTTCCGAGAGAAAAAGAGACGTGCATTTGAGGTGATCGGGCGTGTACATTTAGAAAAAGCAAACCGAAAATATCCCTCAGAAATTTCTGGAGGAATGCAGAAAAGAGTTGCAATTGCACGAGCAATTGTGAACAATCCAAAATATTTATTTTGTGATGAACCAAATTCTGGTCTTGATCCTTATACTGCAAATATCATTGATGACTTGCTGCTGGAGATCACCAAAGAATATAATACCACGACCATTATTAATACGCACGATATGAACTCCGTAATGACTATTGGGGAAAAAATTCTCTATCTGCGATTAGGAATTAAAGAATGGGAAGGCGATAAAGACGTTCTAATCAATGCCGGCAATAAAAACCTCATCGATTTCGTTTATTCCTCAGAGTTGTTCAAGGAATTAAGAGATTATTTCATGAAAACCAATAAAACTTCAATAGACAATATAATTACAAAACCTCACTCTAATGAATAA